A DNA window from Litorivicinus lipolyticus contains the following coding sequences:
- a CDS encoding 3-hydroxyacyl-CoA dehydrogenase NAD-binding domain-containing protein, translating to MNTPELSHFNTQVDADGIAWITFDQHASAVNTLSTAVLAELEMLTSWMEQSTLTGAVLRSGKPGGFIAGADVREFETFTDPAQLSAGLQQVHALFERLERLAYPLIAAIHGYCLGGGLELALACHGRIAVDDARTKLGFPEVKLGLFPGFGGTGRSVALSGGVAAMTAMLSGKSYSARQARGLGWVDRCVATPDRLAWTARKMINRGVPRRTPRLTHRLMALPGVRHLLAEQMRKKTAAKVNPTHYPAPFALIDLYRQHGANPQRMRTVETAAFPPLMVSRTSQSLRRLFFASEALKADAEPFDGLKRVHVIGAGVMGGDIAAWCALSGFEVTLQDLDAGAVDRAVERAQQLFAKRARRQPARDNVRARLIADPEGNGIANADLIIEAVVEREDVKQALFRDLEARAKPSAVLASNTSSIALARISRAMDDPSRLVGVHFFNPVAQLPLVEVIHDAGTDAAVVERARGFVVAIRKYPLVVKSGPGFLVNRVLGPYMLDALRRVDEGESIDVIDAAAVAFGMPMGPVELADTVGLDICLAVATELGIEAPADGRLRQHVAAGNLGSKTGQGYLSWTQGKVARTLPAGDAELGGALLKPLVDECERCLSEGVVASADEIDIGVIMGTGFAPFLGGPLNARHLEII from the coding sequence ATGAACACACCAGAGCTAAGCCATTTCAACACCCAGGTCGACGCCGACGGCATCGCCTGGATCACCTTTGACCAGCACGCAAGTGCGGTCAATACGCTGTCTACGGCGGTATTGGCCGAGCTAGAAATGCTGACGAGTTGGATGGAGCAGTCGACGCTGACCGGCGCGGTATTGCGCTCCGGCAAACCCGGCGGCTTTATCGCCGGCGCCGACGTGCGCGAATTCGAAACCTTCACGGATCCGGCCCAACTGAGCGCGGGGCTGCAACAAGTCCACGCCTTGTTTGAGCGCCTGGAACGGCTAGCGTACCCGTTGATCGCGGCGATCCATGGTTATTGTTTGGGCGGTGGACTGGAACTGGCCTTGGCCTGTCACGGGCGCATCGCGGTCGACGACGCCCGTACCAAACTCGGTTTCCCGGAGGTCAAGCTCGGCCTATTTCCCGGCTTTGGCGGCACCGGTCGCAGCGTCGCATTAAGCGGCGGTGTGGCCGCCATGACCGCCATGTTGAGTGGCAAAAGCTACAGCGCTCGGCAAGCACGCGGGCTCGGTTGGGTTGACCGCTGTGTTGCGACCCCCGACCGCTTGGCCTGGACGGCCCGAAAAATGATCAACCGCGGAGTGCCCCGGCGTACGCCCCGCCTGACTCACCGGCTGATGGCACTGCCCGGGGTTCGCCATCTGCTGGCCGAACAAATGCGTAAAAAAACCGCCGCCAAGGTCAACCCGACGCATTACCCGGCGCCATTCGCGCTGATTGACCTTTACCGACAGCACGGCGCCAATCCACAGCGCATGCGCACGGTCGAGACCGCGGCCTTTCCACCGCTGATGGTTTCGCGGACCAGTCAATCCCTGCGCCGACTGTTCTTTGCCTCCGAGGCACTCAAAGCCGATGCCGAGCCATTTGACGGTTTAAAACGGGTGCATGTCATCGGTGCCGGCGTCATGGGCGGCGACATCGCCGCGTGGTGCGCACTCAGCGGATTCGAGGTGACCCTACAAGACCTGGATGCCGGCGCCGTCGATCGTGCGGTTGAGCGGGCGCAACAACTGTTTGCCAAGCGCGCACGGCGTCAACCGGCGCGTGACAATGTGCGCGCCCGCCTAATCGCGGATCCCGAGGGCAACGGCATTGCCAACGCCGACCTGATCATCGAAGCCGTGGTCGAGCGTGAGGACGTTAAACAAGCCTTGTTTCGTGATCTTGAAGCCCGTGCCAAACCCTCGGCGGTGCTGGCGAGTAACACCTCATCGATCGCTTTGGCGCGCATATCTCGCGCCATGGACGATCCGTCGCGATTGGTCGGCGTTCATTTCTTTAACCCGGTGGCCCAGTTGCCATTGGTCGAGGTGATCCACGACGCCGGCACTGATGCCGCCGTGGTCGAACGCGCCCGCGGCTTCGTCGTCGCCATTCGCAAGTACCCACTGGTGGTCAAGTCCGGACCGGGCTTTTTGGTCAACCGGGTGCTGGGCCCGTACATGCTGGACGCGCTGCGCCGGGTCGACGAAGGCGAGTCGATCGACGTCATCGATGCCGCCGCGGTCGCCTTTGGCATGCCCATGGGCCCGGTCGAACTGGCGGATACGGTCGGGTTGGATATCTGTTTGGCGGTCGCCACGGAACTGGGCATTGAGGCGCCGGCGGACGGTCGACTGCGCCAACACGTCGCCGCCGGTAACCTCGGCAGTAAAACTGGCCAAGGCTACCTCAGCTGGACCCAAGGTAAAGTTGCGCGCACCTTGCCCGCCGGCGACGCCGAGCTGGGCGGCGCATTACTCAAACCCCTGGTCGATGAATGCGAACGTTGTTTAAGCGAGGGCGTCGTCGCCAGCGCTGACGAAATTGATATCGGCGTCATCATGGGCACCGGCTTTGCACCATTTTTAGGCGGGCCGTTAAACGCACGTCACCTGGAGATTATTTAA
- a CDS encoding acetyl-CoA C-acetyltransferase, translated as MNPCRDVYVIASARTPFCRSYTGYQDLSNLDLLSVALNGLVAKTGLAGDSVGEVTAGAVVVHSADWNLAREAVLNTALSPSTPATTLQMACGTSLQGALMLAAKIATGEIDSGIAGGSDTISDAPLTTSRKLAKRLVGLSKAKTFGAKLGAFKGLSLGELAPIAPSTGEPRTGLSMGQHCERMAKHWAIERTDQDALAAQSHINAAAAYQRGFFDDLLVPCNGVLRDNNLRSDTTAAGLAKLRPAFDRKNGTLTAGNSTALTDGAGAVLLGTREWAEARGLPLLAKLTLGQTAANNFAGGDGLLMAPTQAVAKLLERASLSLQDFDFYEIHEAFAAQVLCTLKAWEDGDGVPVLGAIDRSRLNVVGSSLAMGHPFAATGARVLGTAAKLVADQGTGRALISVCTAGGMGVAAIVEAVA; from the coding sequence ATGAACCCATGCCGTGACGTGTATGTCATCGCCAGCGCGCGCACCCCATTTTGTCGCAGTTATACCGGCTACCAAGACCTGTCCAACTTGGATTTACTGAGCGTTGCCCTTAACGGGCTGGTCGCCAAAACCGGATTGGCCGGCGACAGCGTCGGCGAAGTCACCGCCGGCGCCGTGGTCGTCCACAGTGCTGACTGGAACTTGGCGCGCGAAGCGGTGTTGAACACGGCGCTGTCGCCGTCAACTCCGGCGACCACGTTGCAGATGGCCTGCGGCACCAGTCTACAAGGGGCGTTAATGCTGGCGGCCAAAATTGCTACTGGTGAAATTGACAGTGGTATTGCCGGCGGTAGCGACACCATATCCGACGCACCGCTGACGACGTCGCGCAAACTGGCAAAACGCCTGGTGGGGCTGTCCAAAGCCAAAACCTTCGGCGCCAAACTCGGCGCGTTCAAGGGACTTTCATTGGGCGAGCTAGCGCCGATCGCGCCGTCCACCGGCGAGCCCAGAACTGGACTCAGCATGGGCCAACACTGCGAGCGCATGGCCAAGCACTGGGCGATTGAGCGGACCGATCAAGACGCCTTGGCCGCGCAAAGCCACATCAACGCGGCGGCGGCTTATCAGCGTGGTTTTTTTGACGATTTGCTGGTGCCGTGTAACGGCGTGCTGCGCGACAACAACCTGCGCTCGGACACGACGGCGGCAGGGCTGGCTAAACTGCGCCCAGCCTTCGATCGTAAAAATGGCACCTTGACCGCGGGTAACTCGACGGCACTGACCGATGGCGCCGGGGCCGTGTTGCTCGGGACTCGGGAATGGGCCGAGGCCCGCGGGCTGCCGCTGTTGGCCAAACTGACGCTGGGGCAAACCGCAGCGAATAACTTTGCCGGGGGTGACGGCTTGTTGATGGCCCCGACTCAGGCCGTCGCCAAACTCTTAGAACGTGCCAGCTTATCACTGCAAGATTTTGATTTTTATGAGATTCACGAAGCATTCGCCGCCCAGGTACTGTGCACGCTCAAGGCGTGGGAAGACGGTGACGGCGTGCCGGTATTGGGTGCGATCGACCGCAGCCGTTTGAATGTGGTCGGTTCATCCTTGGCGATGGGGCATCCCTTTGCCGCGACCGGCGCTCGGGTCTTGGGCACCGCCGCCAAATTGGTCGCCGACCAGGGAACGGGCAGGGCGTTGATCAGCGTGTGCACCGCCGGCGGCATGGGGGTCGCGGCGATCGTCGAAGCGGTGGCTTAG
- a CDS encoding AzlD family protein: MSTQTLLLVLLGMTVVTYGTRLVGLAAMRYVPLTPWVMDFLSGMANTVLVALVIPLMINGDWAMRVGGAVAVAVMTVTRNNLLSITAGVGAVALFRALT, encoded by the coding sequence ATGAGCACGCAAACGCTGTTACTGGTTTTGTTGGGGATGACGGTGGTCACCTATGGCACCCGATTGGTCGGGCTGGCGGCCATGCGCTATGTGCCGTTAACGCCCTGGGTCATGGACTTCTTGTCGGGGATGGCCAACACCGTGTTGGTGGCCTTGGTCATCCCGCTGATGATCAACGGTGATTGGGCCATGCGGGTGGGCGGCGCGGTCGCGGTGGCGGTGATGACCGTCACGCGCAACAACTTGCTCAGTATCACCGCCGGTGTCGGCGCAGTGGCGCTGTTTCGGGCGCTGACCTAA
- a CDS encoding AzlC family ABC transporter permease, translating into MANAMRQGALSVLPFCVTVVPFGVAWAVAAQAAGLPDWMTLAMSAVVFAGASQFASLELLGGQGSLLAICLLTFAVNARHVLMGTTLYPDFGRYSFGRQAAMVMTLTDAPFALIQNEPDRAKRIGLIVAGGWLVWLAWVLGTVIGLLFGSVIGDPALYGFDAVMPVFFLVVLVSAFRGRRSLLPWLSAALVAIAWQRVMGGNWHVLVGAVVGGVVNAVQRK; encoded by the coding sequence ATGGCTAATGCCATGCGCCAGGGCGCCCTCAGCGTCCTGCCATTTTGCGTGACGGTGGTGCCCTTCGGGGTTGCCTGGGCGGTCGCCGCCCAAGCCGCTGGTTTACCGGATTGGATGACCTTGGCGATGTCGGCGGTGGTGTTCGCCGGGGCCAGTCAGTTTGCCTCGCTGGAACTGCTCGGCGGTCAGGGGTCGTTGTTGGCGATCTGTCTGCTGACCTTTGCGGTCAACGCCCGTCACGTGCTGATGGGCACCACGTTGTATCCGGACTTCGGGCGCTATTCCTTTGGTCGTCAAGCGGCCATGGTCATGACCTTGACCGACGCACCATTTGCACTGATTCAAAACGAACCGGATCGGGCTAAACGTATTGGCCTGATTGTCGCCGGTGGTTGGTTGGTGTGGCTGGCCTGGGTGCTGGGCACCGTGATCGGATTGCTATTCGGCAGCGTCATTGGCGACCCTGCGCTGTATGGGTTTGACGCCGTGATGCCGGTGTTTTTTTTGGTTGTATTGGTGTCAGCCTTTCGCGGACGCCGCTCGTTGCTACCGTGGTTAAGCGCGGCCTTGGTGGCGATCGCGTGGCAACGGGTCATGGGCGGCAACTGGCATGTCTTGGTCGGTGCGGTGGTCGGTGGCGTTGTCAACGCGGTGCAACGTAAATGA